One stretch of Streptococcus australis DNA includes these proteins:
- a CDS encoding uridine kinase family protein has protein sequence MKKKDLIEQLVSEIEIGKVKTLGIYGHGASGKSTFAQELYQALDSTTVNLLETDPYITSDRHLVVPKQATEQKVTACLPVAHELASLQRDILALQAGMDVLTIEEPWRASEILSGAKPILIVEGMSVGFLPKELFDKTICFYTDEETELKRRLARDTTVRNRDASFILASHQMRREQYLHYYKETESKADILVEQSEGKIEVKMTHNI, from the coding sequence AAAGACCTGATAGAACAACTGGTCTCAGAGATAGAAATCGGAAAAGTCAAAACACTGGGAATTTACGGCCATGGGGCTTCGGGTAAATCAACTTTTGCACAGGAATTGTACCAAGCTTTAGATTCTACCACAGTAAATTTGCTAGAAACAGATCCCTATATTACCTCAGACCGTCATCTGGTAGTACCAAAGCAAGCGACAGAGCAAAAGGTGACAGCTTGTCTGCCGGTGGCACATGAATTGGCAAGTTTGCAGAGAGATATCTTAGCCTTGCAGGCGGGTATGGATGTCTTGACAATTGAAGAACCTTGGAGGGCTAGTGAGATCTTGTCTGGAGCTAAGCCGATTCTGATTGTTGAAGGGATGTCTGTGGGCTTTCTACCCAAGGAACTCTTTGACAAAACCATCTGTTTCTATACGGATGAGGAGACCGAATTAAAGCGACGTCTAGCTCGAGATACGACTGTTAGGAATCGCGATGCATCCTTTATATTGGCTAGCCATCAGATGAGACGGGAGCAATATCTACACTACTATAAAGAAACCGAGTCTAAGGCGGATATCTTAGTGGAGCAATCAGAAGGTAAAATTGAGGTCAAAATGACACAC